A single Dreissena polymorpha isolate Duluth1 chromosome 14, UMN_Dpol_1.0, whole genome shotgun sequence DNA region contains:
- the LOC127857625 gene encoding collagen alpha-2(IV) chain-like isoform X4, which translates to MRLRNMNLPMYVFSLVILLTHSGQCELSIRLLSKRLDDIVFEMQSQEKSLKQIQDITATTSQRLESFEMRLSAQIEQLASFETRFNDFRPCSQQLTTLEKRLGDIENRFTDVAVVEAGRQTQLLRRGLEKEKAIIQLQFESVRKTQEYLQSEMNATQTAVKTQLAGIRGLDGLPGPKGEPGLPGEGSPGEKGEPGLPGKNGPPGMRGAKGETGTRGFNGFPGSKGEPGLLGEGSSAEKGEPGLPGQIGEPGPRGPQGEKGSYGPRGLPGLTGLKGAPGLPGEGSPGEKGEPGLPGKIGEPGPPGPQGERVYEGIRGLDGFPGTKGEPGLPGKGSPGEKGAPGLPGENGLRGLDGFPGTKGEPGLPGKGSPGEKGAPGLPGENGLRGLDGFPGTKGEPGLPGKGSPGEKGARGYPGENGLPGW; encoded by the exons ATGAGATTAAGAAATATGAATTTACCGATGTATGTGTTTTCCTTGGTCATTTTGTTGACACACAGTGGACAGTGTGAACTGAGCATCCGGCTGTTGTCAAAACGATTGGATGACATCGTATTCGAAATGCAGTCGCAAGAGAAATCATTAAAACAGATCCAAGATATCACGGCAACGACGAGTCAGCGGTTGGAGTCGTTTGAAATGAGACTCAGCGCTCAGATTGAGCAGTTGGCTTCTTTTGAAACACGGTTTAACGATTTTAGACCCTGCAGTCAACAGCTGACCACCTTGGAGAAGAGGCTCGGTGATATTGAAAATCGCTTTACCGATGTCGCAGTTGTAGAAGCAGGGCGGCAGACGCAACTGTTAAGACGTGGTTTGGAGAAGGAGAAGGCGATTATTCAGCTACAATTTGAGTCTGTCAGGAAAACGCAAGAATATCTTCAGTCTGAGATGAATGCAACGCAAACGGCTGTAAAAACGCAGTTAGCAG GTATAAGAGGTCTGGATGGATTGCCCGGACCAAAAGGTGAGCCGGGTTTACCCGGAGAAGGTTCTCCAGGAGAGAAAGGGGAACCAGGATTGCCGGGAAAGAATG GTCCACCAGGAATGAGAGGAGCAAAGGGTGAGACAG GTACAAGAGGTTTTAATGGATTTCCCGGATCAAAAGGTGAGCCAGGTTTACTCGGCGAAGGTTCTTCAGCAGAGAAAGGAGAACCAGGATTACCGGGCCAGATTG GCGAGCCTGGACCAAGAGGACCACAGGGTGAGAAGGGTTCGTACGGACCAAGGG GTTTACCGGGTTTGACTGGATTAAAAGGTGCGCCAGGTTTACCCGGAGAAGGTTCTCCAGGAGAGAAAGGAGAACCAGGACTCCCTGGAAAGATTG GCGAGCCTGGACCGCCAGGACCACAGGGTGAGAGGGTATATGAAG GTATAAGAGGTCTGGATGGATTTCCCGGAACAAAAGGTGAGCCGGGTTTACCCGGAAAAGGTTCTCCAGGAGAGAAAGGGGCACCAGGATTGCCGGGAGAGAATG GTTTAAGAGGTCTGGATGGATTTCCCGGAACAAAAG GTGAGCCGGGTTTACCCGGAAAAGGTTCTCCAGGAGAGAAAGGGGCACCAGGATTGCCGGGAGAGAATG GTTTAAGAGGTCTGGATGGATTTCCCGGAACAAAAGGTGAGCCGGGTTTACCCGGAAAAGGTTCTCCAGGAGAGAAAGGGGCACGAGGATATCCGGGAGAGAATG GTCTACCAGGATGGTAG
- the LOC127857625 gene encoding collagen alpha-2(IV) chain-like isoform X8 produces MRLRNMNLPMYVFSLVILLTHSGQCELSIRLLSKRLDDIVFEMQSQEKSLKQIQDITATTSQRLESFEMRLSAQIEQLASFETRFNDFRPCSQQLTTLEKRLGDIENRFTDVAVVEAGRQTQLLRRGLEKEKAIIQLQFESVRKTQEYLQSEMNATQTAVKTQLAGIRGLDGLPGPKGEPGLPGEGSPGEKGEPGLPGKNGPPGMRGAKGETGTRGFNGFPGSKGEPGLLGEGSSAEKGEPGLPGQIGEPGPRGPQGEKGSYGPRGLPGLTGLKGAPGLPGEGSPGEKGEPGLPGKIGEPGPPGPQGERVYEGIRGLDGFPGTKGEPGLPGKGSPGEKGAPGLPGENGLRGLDGFPGTKGEPGLPGKGSPGEKGARGLPGENGLPGW; encoded by the exons ATGAGATTAAGAAATATGAATTTACCGATGTATGTGTTTTCCTTGGTCATTTTGTTGACACACAGTGGACAGTGTGAACTGAGCATCCGGCTGTTGTCAAAACGATTGGATGACATCGTATTCGAAATGCAGTCGCAAGAGAAATCATTAAAACAGATCCAAGATATCACGGCAACGACGAGTCAGCGGTTGGAGTCGTTTGAAATGAGACTCAGCGCTCAGATTGAGCAGTTGGCTTCTTTTGAAACACGGTTTAACGATTTTAGACCCTGCAGTCAACAGCTGACCACCTTGGAGAAGAGGCTCGGTGATATTGAAAATCGCTTTACCGATGTCGCAGTTGTAGAAGCAGGGCGGCAGACGCAACTGTTAAGACGTGGTTTGGAGAAGGAGAAGGCGATTATTCAGCTACAATTTGAGTCTGTCAGGAAAACGCAAGAATATCTTCAGTCTGAGATGAATGCAACGCAAACGGCTGTAAAAACGCAGTTAGCAG GTATAAGAGGTCTGGATGGATTGCCCGGACCAAAAGGTGAGCCGGGTTTACCCGGAGAAGGTTCTCCAGGAGAGAAAGGGGAACCAGGATTGCCGGGAAAGAATG GTCCACCAGGAATGAGAGGAGCAAAGGGTGAGACAG GTACAAGAGGTTTTAATGGATTTCCCGGATCAAAAGGTGAGCCAGGTTTACTCGGCGAAGGTTCTTCAGCAGAGAAAGGAGAACCAGGATTACCGGGCCAGATTG GCGAGCCTGGACCAAGAGGACCACAGGGTGAGAAGGGTTCGTACGGACCAAGGG GTTTACCGGGTTTGACTGGATTAAAAGGTGCGCCAGGTTTACCCGGAGAAGGTTCTCCAGGAGAGAAAGGAGAACCAGGACTCCCTGGAAAGATTG GCGAGCCTGGACCGCCAGGACCACAGGGTGAGAGGGTATATGAAG GTATAAGAGGTCTGGATGGATTTCCCGGAACAAAAGGTGAGCCGGGTTTACCCGGAAAAGGTTCTCCAGGAGAGAAAGGGGCACCAGGATTGCCGGGAGAGAATG GTTTAAGAGGTCTGGATGGATTTCCCGGAACAAAAGGTGAGCCGGGTTTACCCGGAAAAGGTTCTCCAGGAGAGAAAGGGGCACGAGGATTGCCGGGAGAGAATG GTCTACCAGGATGGTAG
- the LOC127857625 gene encoding collagen alpha-2(IV) chain-like isoform X2 → MRLRNMNLPMYVFSLVILLTHSGQCELSIRLLSKRLDDIVFEMQSQEKSLKQIQDITATTSQRLESFEMRLSAQIEQLASFETRFNDFRPCSQQLTTLEKRLGDIENRFTDVAVVEAGRQTQLLRRGLEKEKAIIQLQFESVRKTQEYLQSEMNATQTAVKTQLAGIRGLDGLPGPKGEPGLPGEGSPGEKGEPGLPGKNGPPGMRGAKGETGTRGFNGFPGSKGEPGLLGEGSSAEKGEPGLPGQIGEPGPRGPQGEKGSYGPRGLPGLTGLKGAPGLPGEGSPGEKGEPGLPGKIGEPGPPGPQGERVYEGIRGLDGFPGTKGEPGLPGKGSPGEKGAPGLPGENGLRGLDGFPGTKGEPGLPGKGSPGEKGARGLPGENGLRGLDGFPGTKGEPGLPGKGSPGEKGARGYPGENGLPGW, encoded by the exons ATGAGATTAAGAAATATGAATTTACCGATGTATGTGTTTTCCTTGGTCATTTTGTTGACACACAGTGGACAGTGTGAACTGAGCATCCGGCTGTTGTCAAAACGATTGGATGACATCGTATTCGAAATGCAGTCGCAAGAGAAATCATTAAAACAGATCCAAGATATCACGGCAACGACGAGTCAGCGGTTGGAGTCGTTTGAAATGAGACTCAGCGCTCAGATTGAGCAGTTGGCTTCTTTTGAAACACGGTTTAACGATTTTAGACCCTGCAGTCAACAGCTGACCACCTTGGAGAAGAGGCTCGGTGATATTGAAAATCGCTTTACCGATGTCGCAGTTGTAGAAGCAGGGCGGCAGACGCAACTGTTAAGACGTGGTTTGGAGAAGGAGAAGGCGATTATTCAGCTACAATTTGAGTCTGTCAGGAAAACGCAAGAATATCTTCAGTCTGAGATGAATGCAACGCAAACGGCTGTAAAAACGCAGTTAGCAG GTATAAGAGGTCTGGATGGATTGCCCGGACCAAAAGGTGAGCCGGGTTTACCCGGAGAAGGTTCTCCAGGAGAGAAAGGGGAACCAGGATTGCCGGGAAAGAATG GTCCACCAGGAATGAGAGGAGCAAAGGGTGAGACAG GTACAAGAGGTTTTAATGGATTTCCCGGATCAAAAGGTGAGCCAGGTTTACTCGGCGAAGGTTCTTCAGCAGAGAAAGGAGAACCAGGATTACCGGGCCAGATTG GCGAGCCTGGACCAAGAGGACCACAGGGTGAGAAGGGTTCGTACGGACCAAGGG GTTTACCGGGTTTGACTGGATTAAAAGGTGCGCCAGGTTTACCCGGAGAAGGTTCTCCAGGAGAGAAAGGAGAACCAGGACTCCCTGGAAAGATTG GCGAGCCTGGACCGCCAGGACCACAGGGTGAGAGGGTATATGAAG GTATAAGAGGTCTGGATGGATTTCCCGGAACAAAAGGTGAGCCGGGTTTACCCGGAAAAGGTTCTCCAGGAGAGAAAGGGGCACCAGGATTGCCGGGAGAGAATG GTTTAAGAGGTCTGGATGGATTTCCCGGAACAAAAGGTGAGCCGGGTTTACCCGGAAAAGGTTCTCCAGGAGAGAAAGGGGCACGAGGATTGCCGGGAGAGAATG GTTTAAGAGGTCTGGATGGATTTCCCGGAACAAAAGGTGAGCCGGGTTTACCCGGAAAAGGTTCTCCAGGAGAGAAAGGGGCACGAGGATATCCGGGAGAGAATG GTCTACCAGGATGGTAG
- the LOC127857625 gene encoding collagen alpha-2(IV) chain-like isoform X6 yields MRLRNMNLPMYVFSLVILLTHSGQCELSIRLLSKRLDDIVFEMQSQEKSLKQIQDITATTSQRLESFEMRLSAQIEQLASFETRFNDFRPCSQQLTTLEKRLGDIENRFTDVAVVEAGRQTQLLRRGLEKEKAIIQLQFESVRKTQEYLQSEMNATQTAVKTQLAGIRGLDGLPGPKGEPGLPGEGSPGEKGEPGLPGKNGPPGMRGAKGETGTRGFNGFPGSKGEPGLLGEGSSAEKGEPGLPGQIGEPGPRGPQGEKGSYGPRGLPGLTGLKGAPGLPGEGSPGEKGEPGLPGKIGEPGPPGPQGERVYEGLRGLDGFPGTKGEPGLPGKGSPGEKGARGLPGENGLRGLDGFRGTKGEPGLPGKGSPGEKGAPGLPGENGLRGLDGFPGTKGEPGLPGKGSPGEKGARGYPGENGLPGW; encoded by the exons ATGAGATTAAGAAATATGAATTTACCGATGTATGTGTTTTCCTTGGTCATTTTGTTGACACACAGTGGACAGTGTGAACTGAGCATCCGGCTGTTGTCAAAACGATTGGATGACATCGTATTCGAAATGCAGTCGCAAGAGAAATCATTAAAACAGATCCAAGATATCACGGCAACGACGAGTCAGCGGTTGGAGTCGTTTGAAATGAGACTCAGCGCTCAGATTGAGCAGTTGGCTTCTTTTGAAACACGGTTTAACGATTTTAGACCCTGCAGTCAACAGCTGACCACCTTGGAGAAGAGGCTCGGTGATATTGAAAATCGCTTTACCGATGTCGCAGTTGTAGAAGCAGGGCGGCAGACGCAACTGTTAAGACGTGGTTTGGAGAAGGAGAAGGCGATTATTCAGCTACAATTTGAGTCTGTCAGGAAAACGCAAGAATATCTTCAGTCTGAGATGAATGCAACGCAAACGGCTGTAAAAACGCAGTTAGCAG GTATAAGAGGTCTGGATGGATTGCCCGGACCAAAAGGTGAGCCGGGTTTACCCGGAGAAGGTTCTCCAGGAGAGAAAGGGGAACCAGGATTGCCGGGAAAGAATG GTCCACCAGGAATGAGAGGAGCAAAGGGTGAGACAG GTACAAGAGGTTTTAATGGATTTCCCGGATCAAAAGGTGAGCCAGGTTTACTCGGCGAAGGTTCTTCAGCAGAGAAAGGAGAACCAGGATTACCGGGCCAGATTG GCGAGCCTGGACCAAGAGGACCACAGGGTGAGAAGGGTTCGTACGGACCAAGGG GTTTACCGGGTTTGACTGGATTAAAAGGTGCGCCAGGTTTACCCGGAGAAGGTTCTCCAGGAGAGAAAGGAGAACCAGGACTCCCTGGAAAGATTG GCGAGCCTGGACCGCCAGGACCACAGGGTGAGAGGGTATATGAAG GTTTAAGAGGTCTGGATGGATTTCCCGGAACAAAAGGTGAGCCGGGTTTACCCGGAAAAGGTTCTCCAGGAGAGAAAGGGGCACGAGGATTGCCGGGAGAGAATG GTTTAAGAGGTCTGGATGGATTTCGCGGAACAAAAGGTGAGCCGGGTTTACCCGGAAAAGGTTCTCCAGGAGAGAAAGGGGCACCAGGATTGCCGGGAGAGAATG GTTTAAGAGGTCTGGATGGATTTCCCGGAACAAAAGGTGAGCCGGGTTTACCCGGAAAAGGTTCTCCAGGAGAGAAAGGGGCACGAGGATATCCGGGAGAGAATG GTCTACCAGGATGGTAG
- the LOC127857625 gene encoding collagen alpha-2(IV) chain-like isoform X5, which yields MRLRNMNLPMYVFSLVILLTHSGQCELSIRLLSKRLDDIVFEMQSQEKSLKQIQDITATTSQRLESFEMRLSAQIEQLASFETRFNDFRPCSQQLTTLEKRLGDIENRFTDVAVVEAGRQTQLLRRGLEKEKAIIQLQFESVRKTQEYLQSEMNATQTAVKTQLAGIRGLDGLPGPKGEPGLPGEGSPGEKGEPGLPGKNGPPGMRGAKGETGTRGFNGFPGSKGEPGLLGEGSSAEKGEPGLPGQIGEPGPRGPQGEKGSYGPRGLPGLTGLKGAPGLPGEGSPGEKGEPGLPGKIGEPGPPGPQGERVYEGIRGLDGFPGTKGEPGLPGKGSPGEKGAPGLPGENGLRGLDGFPGTKGEPGLPGKGSPGEKGARGLPGENGLRGLDGFRGTKGEPGLPGKGSPGEKGAPGLPGENGLPGW from the exons ATGAGATTAAGAAATATGAATTTACCGATGTATGTGTTTTCCTTGGTCATTTTGTTGACACACAGTGGACAGTGTGAACTGAGCATCCGGCTGTTGTCAAAACGATTGGATGACATCGTATTCGAAATGCAGTCGCAAGAGAAATCATTAAAACAGATCCAAGATATCACGGCAACGACGAGTCAGCGGTTGGAGTCGTTTGAAATGAGACTCAGCGCTCAGATTGAGCAGTTGGCTTCTTTTGAAACACGGTTTAACGATTTTAGACCCTGCAGTCAACAGCTGACCACCTTGGAGAAGAGGCTCGGTGATATTGAAAATCGCTTTACCGATGTCGCAGTTGTAGAAGCAGGGCGGCAGACGCAACTGTTAAGACGTGGTTTGGAGAAGGAGAAGGCGATTATTCAGCTACAATTTGAGTCTGTCAGGAAAACGCAAGAATATCTTCAGTCTGAGATGAATGCAACGCAAACGGCTGTAAAAACGCAGTTAGCAG GTATAAGAGGTCTGGATGGATTGCCCGGACCAAAAGGTGAGCCGGGTTTACCCGGAGAAGGTTCTCCAGGAGAGAAAGGGGAACCAGGATTGCCGGGAAAGAATG GTCCACCAGGAATGAGAGGAGCAAAGGGTGAGACAG GTACAAGAGGTTTTAATGGATTTCCCGGATCAAAAGGTGAGCCAGGTTTACTCGGCGAAGGTTCTTCAGCAGAGAAAGGAGAACCAGGATTACCGGGCCAGATTG GCGAGCCTGGACCAAGAGGACCACAGGGTGAGAAGGGTTCGTACGGACCAAGGG GTTTACCGGGTTTGACTGGATTAAAAGGTGCGCCAGGTTTACCCGGAGAAGGTTCTCCAGGAGAGAAAGGAGAACCAGGACTCCCTGGAAAGATTG GCGAGCCTGGACCGCCAGGACCACAGGGTGAGAGGGTATATGAAG GTATAAGAGGTCTGGATGGATTTCCCGGAACAAAAGGTGAGCCGGGTTTACCCGGAAAAGGTTCTCCAGGAGAGAAAGGGGCACCAGGATTGCCGGGAGAGAATG GTTTAAGAGGTCTGGATGGATTTCCCGGAACAAAAGGTGAGCCGGGTTTACCCGGAAAAGGTTCTCCAGGAGAGAAAGGGGCACGAGGATTGCCGGGAGAGAATG GTTTAAGAGGTCTGGATGGATTTCGCGGAACAAAAGGTGAGCCGGGTTTACCCGGAAAAGGTTCTCCAGGAGAGAAAGGGGCACCAGGATTGCCGGGAGAGAATG GTCTACCAGGATGGTAG
- the LOC127857625 gene encoding collagen alpha-2(IV) chain-like isoform X1, translating to MRLRNMNLPMYVFSLVILLTHSGQCELSIRLLSKRLDDIVFEMQSQEKSLKQIQDITATTSQRLESFEMRLSAQIEQLASFETRFNDFRPCSQQLTTLEKRLGDIENRFTDVAVVEAGRQTQLLRRGLEKEKAIIQLQFESVRKTQEYLQSEMNATQTAVKTQLAGIRGLDGLPGPKGEPGLPGEGSPGEKGEPGLPGKNGPPGMRGAKGETGTRGFNGFPGSKGEPGLLGEGSSAEKGEPGLPGQIGEPGPRGPQGEKGSYGPRGLPGLTGLKGAPGLPGEGSPGEKGEPGLPGKIGEPGPPGPQGERVYEGIRGLDGFPGTKGEPGLPGKGSPGEKGAPGLPGENGLRGLDGFPGTKGEPGLPGKGSPGEKGARGLPGENGLRGLDGFRGTKGEPGLPGKGSPGEKGAPGLPGENGLRGLDGFPGTKGEPGLPGKGSPGEKGARGYPGENGLPGW from the exons ATGAGATTAAGAAATATGAATTTACCGATGTATGTGTTTTCCTTGGTCATTTTGTTGACACACAGTGGACAGTGTGAACTGAGCATCCGGCTGTTGTCAAAACGATTGGATGACATCGTATTCGAAATGCAGTCGCAAGAGAAATCATTAAAACAGATCCAAGATATCACGGCAACGACGAGTCAGCGGTTGGAGTCGTTTGAAATGAGACTCAGCGCTCAGATTGAGCAGTTGGCTTCTTTTGAAACACGGTTTAACGATTTTAGACCCTGCAGTCAACAGCTGACCACCTTGGAGAAGAGGCTCGGTGATATTGAAAATCGCTTTACCGATGTCGCAGTTGTAGAAGCAGGGCGGCAGACGCAACTGTTAAGACGTGGTTTGGAGAAGGAGAAGGCGATTATTCAGCTACAATTTGAGTCTGTCAGGAAAACGCAAGAATATCTTCAGTCTGAGATGAATGCAACGCAAACGGCTGTAAAAACGCAGTTAGCAG GTATAAGAGGTCTGGATGGATTGCCCGGACCAAAAGGTGAGCCGGGTTTACCCGGAGAAGGTTCTCCAGGAGAGAAAGGGGAACCAGGATTGCCGGGAAAGAATG GTCCACCAGGAATGAGAGGAGCAAAGGGTGAGACAG GTACAAGAGGTTTTAATGGATTTCCCGGATCAAAAGGTGAGCCAGGTTTACTCGGCGAAGGTTCTTCAGCAGAGAAAGGAGAACCAGGATTACCGGGCCAGATTG GCGAGCCTGGACCAAGAGGACCACAGGGTGAGAAGGGTTCGTACGGACCAAGGG GTTTACCGGGTTTGACTGGATTAAAAGGTGCGCCAGGTTTACCCGGAGAAGGTTCTCCAGGAGAGAAAGGAGAACCAGGACTCCCTGGAAAGATTG GCGAGCCTGGACCGCCAGGACCACAGGGTGAGAGGGTATATGAAG GTATAAGAGGTCTGGATGGATTTCCCGGAACAAAAGGTGAGCCGGGTTTACCCGGAAAAGGTTCTCCAGGAGAGAAAGGGGCACCAGGATTGCCGGGAGAGAATG GTTTAAGAGGTCTGGATGGATTTCCCGGAACAAAAGGTGAGCCGGGTTTACCCGGAAAAGGTTCTCCAGGAGAGAAAGGGGCACGAGGATTGCCGGGAGAGAATG GTTTAAGAGGTCTGGATGGATTTCGCGGAACAAAAGGTGAGCCGGGTTTACCCGGAAAAGGTTCTCCAGGAGAGAAAGGGGCACCAGGATTGCCGGGAGAGAATG GTTTAAGAGGTCTGGATGGATTTCCCGGAACAAAAGGTGAGCCGGGTTTACCCGGAAAAGGTTCTCCAGGAGAGAAAGGGGCACGAGGATATCCGGGAGAGAATG GTCTACCAGGATGGTAG
- the LOC127857625 gene encoding collagen alpha-2(IV) chain-like isoform X11, producing MRLRNMNLPMYVFSLVILLTHSGQCELSIRLLSKRLDDIVFEMQSQEKSLKQIQDITATTSQRLESFEMRLSAQIEQLASFETRFNDFRPCSQQLTTLEKRLGDIENRFTDVAVVEAGRQTQLLRRGLEKEKAIIQLQFESVRKTQEYLQSEMNATQTAVKTQLAGIRGLDGLPGPKGEPGLPGEGSPGEKGEPGLPGKNGPPGMRGAKGETGTRGFNGFPGSKGEPGLLGEGSSAEKGEPGLPGQIGEPGPRGPQGEKGSYGPRGLPGLTGLKGAPGLPGEGSPGEKGEPGLPGKIGEPGPPGPQGERVYEGLRGLDGFPGTKGEPGLPGKGSPGEKGARGLPGENGLRGLDGFPGTKGEPGLPGKGSPGEKGARGYPGENGLPGW from the exons ATGAGATTAAGAAATATGAATTTACCGATGTATGTGTTTTCCTTGGTCATTTTGTTGACACACAGTGGACAGTGTGAACTGAGCATCCGGCTGTTGTCAAAACGATTGGATGACATCGTATTCGAAATGCAGTCGCAAGAGAAATCATTAAAACAGATCCAAGATATCACGGCAACGACGAGTCAGCGGTTGGAGTCGTTTGAAATGAGACTCAGCGCTCAGATTGAGCAGTTGGCTTCTTTTGAAACACGGTTTAACGATTTTAGACCCTGCAGTCAACAGCTGACCACCTTGGAGAAGAGGCTCGGTGATATTGAAAATCGCTTTACCGATGTCGCAGTTGTAGAAGCAGGGCGGCAGACGCAACTGTTAAGACGTGGTTTGGAGAAGGAGAAGGCGATTATTCAGCTACAATTTGAGTCTGTCAGGAAAACGCAAGAATATCTTCAGTCTGAGATGAATGCAACGCAAACGGCTGTAAAAACGCAGTTAGCAG GTATAAGAGGTCTGGATGGATTGCCCGGACCAAAAGGTGAGCCGGGTTTACCCGGAGAAGGTTCTCCAGGAGAGAAAGGGGAACCAGGATTGCCGGGAAAGAATG GTCCACCAGGAATGAGAGGAGCAAAGGGTGAGACAG GTACAAGAGGTTTTAATGGATTTCCCGGATCAAAAGGTGAGCCAGGTTTACTCGGCGAAGGTTCTTCAGCAGAGAAAGGAGAACCAGGATTACCGGGCCAGATTG GCGAGCCTGGACCAAGAGGACCACAGGGTGAGAAGGGTTCGTACGGACCAAGGG GTTTACCGGGTTTGACTGGATTAAAAGGTGCGCCAGGTTTACCCGGAGAAGGTTCTCCAGGAGAGAAAGGAGAACCAGGACTCCCTGGAAAGATTG GCGAGCCTGGACCGCCAGGACCACAGGGTGAGAGGGTATATGAAG GTTTAAGAGGTCTGGATGGATTTCCCGGAACAAAAGGTGAGCCGGGTTTACCCGGAAAAGGTTCTCCAGGAGAGAAAGGGGCACGAGGATTGCCGGGAGAGAATG GTTTAAGAGGTCTGGATGGATTTCCCGGAACAAAAGGTGAGCCGGGTTTACCCGGAAAAGGTTCTCCAGGAGAGAAAGGGGCACGAGGATATCCGGGAGAGAATG GTCTACCAGGATGGTAG
- the LOC127857625 gene encoding collagen alpha-2(IV) chain-like isoform X9: MRLRNMNLPMYVFSLVILLTHSGQCELSIRLLSKRLDDIVFEMQSQEKSLKQIQDITATTSQRLESFEMRLSAQIEQLASFETRFNDFRPCSQQLTTLEKRLGDIENRFTDVAVVEAGRQTQLLRRGLEKEKAIIQLQFESVRKTQEYLQSEMNATQTAVKTQLAGIRGLDGLPGPKGEPGLPGEGSPGEKGEPGLPGKNGPPGMRGAKGETGTRGFNGFPGSKGEPGLLGEGSSAEKGEPGLPGQIGEPGPRGPQGEKGSYGPRGLPGLTGLKGAPGLPGEGSPGEKGEPGLPGKIGEPGPPGPQGERVYEGIRGLDGFPGTKGEPGLPGKGSPGEKGAPGLPGENGLRGLDGFPGTKGEPGLPGKGSPGEKGAPGLPGENGLPGW; encoded by the exons ATGAGATTAAGAAATATGAATTTACCGATGTATGTGTTTTCCTTGGTCATTTTGTTGACACACAGTGGACAGTGTGAACTGAGCATCCGGCTGTTGTCAAAACGATTGGATGACATCGTATTCGAAATGCAGTCGCAAGAGAAATCATTAAAACAGATCCAAGATATCACGGCAACGACGAGTCAGCGGTTGGAGTCGTTTGAAATGAGACTCAGCGCTCAGATTGAGCAGTTGGCTTCTTTTGAAACACGGTTTAACGATTTTAGACCCTGCAGTCAACAGCTGACCACCTTGGAGAAGAGGCTCGGTGATATTGAAAATCGCTTTACCGATGTCGCAGTTGTAGAAGCAGGGCGGCAGACGCAACTGTTAAGACGTGGTTTGGAGAAGGAGAAGGCGATTATTCAGCTACAATTTGAGTCTGTCAGGAAAACGCAAGAATATCTTCAGTCTGAGATGAATGCAACGCAAACGGCTGTAAAAACGCAGTTAGCAG GTATAAGAGGTCTGGATGGATTGCCCGGACCAAAAGGTGAGCCGGGTTTACCCGGAGAAGGTTCTCCAGGAGAGAAAGGGGAACCAGGATTGCCGGGAAAGAATG GTCCACCAGGAATGAGAGGAGCAAAGGGTGAGACAG GTACAAGAGGTTTTAATGGATTTCCCGGATCAAAAGGTGAGCCAGGTTTACTCGGCGAAGGTTCTTCAGCAGAGAAAGGAGAACCAGGATTACCGGGCCAGATTG GCGAGCCTGGACCAAGAGGACCACAGGGTGAGAAGGGTTCGTACGGACCAAGGG GTTTACCGGGTTTGACTGGATTAAAAGGTGCGCCAGGTTTACCCGGAGAAGGTTCTCCAGGAGAGAAAGGAGAACCAGGACTCCCTGGAAAGATTG GCGAGCCTGGACCGCCAGGACCACAGGGTGAGAGGGTATATGAAG GTATAAGAGGTCTGGATGGATTTCCCGGAACAAAAGGTGAGCCGGGTTTACCCGGAAAAGGTTCTCCAGGAGAGAAAGGGGCACCAGGATTGCCGGGAGAGAATG GTTTAAGAGGTCTGGATGGATTTCCCGGAACAAAAG GTGAGCCGGGTTTACCCGGAAAAGGTTCTCCAGGAGAGAAAGGGGCACCAGGATTGCCGGGAGAGAATG GTCTACCAGGATGGTAG